TTTCCGCGATAAGGAGCAATGAGGAAACAGCAGTGTTGCCTGATCATTTGTAAATTAAAACATTTTTCACAACCATGCTGCTGTTTCGAATTAGGGTGGTACCACGGGAAGGTAGTTAACGTGAACAAACCTCTCGTCCCTAGCCAGAAGGCGCTGGGGGTGGGAGGTTTTTTAGTGACATCCACCGGTTTTGTTCAGCTGGTACATAAGTTTTCAAAAACATCAAGAGATAGAAGGAGGTTGCGGCATGTCCAAAGCAGGTTCAAGTTATCCCTTCCGTGACATTGAACGGAAGTGGCAAACGTACTGGGAAGAAAACAAAACTTTTAAAGCGACCGATGATCCGGATAAAGAGTATTTTTACGTACTGGATATGTTTCCCTATCCTTCCGGTGCCGGACTGCACGTGGGCCATGTGGAAGGATATACGGCCAGTGATATTGTGGCCCGTTACAAGCGGATGAAAGGCTATAATGTATTGCACCCTATGGGCTGGGATGCCTTTGGCCTGCCTGCCGAGCAGCATGCTTTAGAGACCGGTGAACATCCGCGGGAGATAACCAAGCGCAATATTGACAACTTCCGGCGCCAGCTCAAATCCCTAGGCTTTTCCTATGACTGGGACCGAGAATTTAGCACCACGGATCCAAAGTATTACAAGTGGACCCAGTGGATTTTTTTGAAACTGTACGAAAAAGGATTGGCTTATATCGATGAAGTGCCAGTCAACTGGTGCCCTGCCTTAGGCACAGTCTTGGCCAACGAGGAAGTGATCGATGGCAAGAGTGAACGGGGCGGCCACCCGGTCATCCGCAAACCGATGAAACAATGGATGCTCAAAATTACGGCTTATGCTGACCGTTTGCTGGAAGATTTGGATGAGCTGGATTGGCCTGAAAGCATCAAGGAGATGCAGCGGAACTGGATCGGCCGCTCGGAGGGGGCCAACATCACCTTCCGCGTTGACGGCCATGATGAAAGTTTTGTGGTCTTTACCACCCGCCCAGATACGTTGTTTGGCGCCACCTATTGCGTATTGGCACCGGAGCATCCGCTGGTAGATAAAATTACCACCCCTGAACACCGTGAAGCCGTCAAAGCATACCAGGAGCAGGCAGCCCGCAAGAATGACCTGGAGCGCACTGAACTGCAAAAAGAGAAAACCGGCGTGTTTACTGGTGCCTACGCCATCAACCCGGTTAATGGGGCCAAACTGCCCATTTGGATTGCTGACTATGTGCTGGCCCATTATGGCACAGGGGCCATTATGGCCGTTCCCGGACATGATGAGCGTGACCATGCGTTTGCCAAAAAATATGATCTGCCTATCGTGGAAGTGGTCAAAGGGGCGGAGGATATTCAAGAAGCCGCCTATACAGGAGACGGGGAGCACATCAATTCCGGGTTTTTAAATGGCTTGTACAACAAAGAAGCGATCGAAGCGATGATCAACTGGCTGGAAGAAAAAGGGATTGGCGAGCGCAAAGTCAGTTACAAGATGCGCGACTGGCTGTTCAGCCGCCAGCGCTACTGGGGAGAACCTATCCCTATTTTGCATCTGGAAGACGGCAGCATAAAACCTGTCCCTGAATCAGAATTGCCCTTGACTCTGCCGGAAGTGGACGAGATTAAACCGTCTGGCACCGGTGAATCGCCGCTGGCCAATGTGGAAGAATGGGTCAATACGGTCGATCCTGAAACAGGAATGAAAGCACGGCGGGAGACCAATACCATGCCCCAATGGGCCGGCAGCTGCTGGTACTATTTGCGTTTCCTTGATCCCCATAATAAAAAAGAACTGTGTTCAAAAGAGCAGCAGGAAAAATGGCTGCCTGTGGATCTGTATATTGGCGGTGCTGAGCATGCGGTTCTCCATCTTTTGTATGCCCGTTTCTGGCATAAGGTGTTATACGATCTGGGTCTGGTCACCACCAAAGAACCCTTTAAGAAACTGGTGAACCAGGGGATGATCCTAGGTGAAAACAATGAAAAAATGAGCAAATCCAAAGGCAATGTGGTCAATCCTGACGATGTGATTGAAGAATACGGGGCCGACACGTTGCGGGTGTACGAGATGTTTATGGGTCCGCTGGAGGCCAGCAAACCGTGGAGCACGGATGGCTTGGAAGGGGCTCACCGCTTCCTTAACCGCGTCTGGCGCCTGGTGATGACAGAGGATGGCACTCTGGCTGACAATATCCAAGATGTAGAGGGCAGCGAAGCGTTTCAGCGCATCTGGCACCAGACGATCAAGAAAGTGACCGAGGATATTGAGGGGCTCCGGTTTAATACAGCTATCAGCCAGTTGATGGTCTTTGTCAATGAGGCCTACAAACAAGACGTATTGCCCAAACGGGCCATTGAGGACTTTGTTAAATTGCTGTCCCCCATTGCCCCCCATATCTGCGAAGAAATGTGGCAGGCTCTCGGTCATCAAGAGACGCTGGCTTATGAGCCCTGGCCCACATATGACGAAAGCTTGCTGGTGGAAGACAGCGTTGAAATTGTGATTCAGATTATGGGCAAAATCAAGGCACGCATGGAGGTGCCGGTTGATTTAAGCAAAGAAGAGCTGGAACTGAAAGCCCTTGAACATGAAAAAATTAAGGACGAACTGGAAGGAAAAACCATCCGCAAAGTGATTGTAGTTCCCAATAAATTGGTCAACATTGTGGCAAATTAAAGACTAGCATCATGCCCTAATCCCTGTTAGGAAGGGGTTAGGGCATTTTATGCTCGGCATGCGGAAGAAGGCATAAAAAAACCGGAACATTTTCTTTTTTCTTTACGTAAGTAGACAGGATTTTTAAAAAACATGTAGAATAGTGTTAAAAAAGATAAAAAGAAAAGGCATGTTTCGAAGCGCAACAGGTTAGGTGGATGTTTTGTAAAACATTTCTTGCACCAGTTCCACATCTTCGTTGAACTTAAGCTGAGTCGCTTTGAACAGTTTATGGAACATGTCATCCACTTCCCGTTCCAGCACGCTGATGCCGACACCGGTAACGCCCCCTGGCACACACACCCTCTCTTGCAAAGACTCCAGAGTAAATTTGTTTTTGGCCATGAGTGCTCCAAAACCGATCATCATCTGGGTGAAGAGGGTGACCGCTTTATCCCGGGGAATTCCTGTTTCTTCTACAGCAGCGTCAATCATCCGTTGCAGAAGGAAGCTGATAAAAGCCGGGCCGCAGCTGGCAATATCAGCAGAGATACGGGTATATTTTTCATCCAGCCACAGGGGGTGGCTGATCGATTTCATCAGCTGGAAGAGGACATCTTTATCCCGTTCGGTCAGGCGCTCGCCGGCCATGATCAGGGAAGCCCCTCGCCCTGCGGAATTCGTAATGCTTGGAATCACTTTGGCCACTTTCGCTTTTAATTTCCGTTCCAAGTCTTTAATTTCAACGGGGCTTGTGATGGAAACAATGAGGTGTTCTTCATGCACCTCATCCTTGATTTGGTCAATGACCGTTTGGAATTCAAGCGGCTTAATGCAGAGAAAGATAATGTCGGCTCTCTGTACCACACGGACGTTGGAAGGATAAGCGTGTAAACCTGTGTATCTTTTAGCCAGCGCTTTAACTTTGTCAAATGTCCGGTTAGAGGCATGGATTTGTGACGGCAATAGGGCTTTGGTTTCAATAAAGGCTTCGATCAGGATACTGCCCATGCTTCCCGTGCCAATAAAACCGACGCGCATACTCCAATCCCCCTATCCCGTTTATGTTATACATATGTGGGCAGTGCTTGGCACATACCTCTTTTTCTGGGGAAAGGTTAAAAATTTAATAAGGAGCAGATAGGCGTGTTTAATGGGTGGACAAGCCGTGAAAAAATGCTGCTTTCGGTAACCATCATCCTGCTGCTGGCAGTGGCCAGCCTCTTGTTCAGCCGCTGGTGGGACCATCATGCACACGCACCCGCTGGCAGCTTAACGTTTCCAGCTGCTTTTGAGCAGTTTGAGCAGGAAAAGGTCCGGCTTCAAGGGGTTTCAATAACGACAGATGGCGGAACGGCTCCAGAGCAACAGGCAAAAGATAAAACGGTTGTGGTCGACATTAAAGGGGCGGTTCAAGTTCCCGGCGTGTATTCGTTAACAGACCAAGAGCGAGTTATCGATGCCATCCATGAAGCAGGCGGTCTGGCCGAAAACGCGTCTACGCTCCTTCTAAACCTGGCCCAGCCTTTATTTGATGGCATGGTGATTTACGTGCCCACAGAGGAAGAAGTGGAAAGGGAAGAACTCCCCCGCATATCACCTTCTGGAGCGGGCTTAGAGGGAAATGCTGCGGCTAAAATCAGCATTAACCGGGCGACAAAAGAAGAATTGCAACAACTGCCAGGCATTGGCCCGACACGTGCAGAAGCGATTATCCGCTACCGGGAAGAGAACGGTCCCTTTGGTTCTGTAGAAGAGATTATGAATGTGTCCGGGATCGGTCCAAAAATATTTGAGAATATTAAAGAGGAAATTGAACTTTAAGAAGGTGATGGACACTTGCGTAAATCATGGGATCATTACTTTATGGATATGGCCTACATGGCGGCCTCCCGGGCCACATGCCCCCGCCGGCATGTAGGCGCAATTCTTGTTAAGGATAAGAAGATTTTGGGCACAGCCTATAATGGTGCACCGGCCGGGGTGCCTGATTGTTATGAGGCAGGTTGTATGCTGGTGGAAACCTATGAGGAAGAGGACGGACAAATGGTTAGAAAGGAGCGGTGCATCCGCGCCATTCATGCCGAACAAAATTTGCTGCTGTTTACAGACAGGGAAGACCGGCAAGGGGCAACGGTATATGTGACAGACCAGCCATGCTGGACCTGCACCAATATGTTAGCCAACAGCGGCATTGCCGAGATTGTGTATCACCGGGCCTATGCCAAAGACCAGGACAAGGTGAGGGCGCTGTTGAAACAGAAGGGTATTGTGCTCCGCCACCTTTCAAATTATGTTCCGCCTGCCGGGTTAAAACGAGAGGTGGTCGAGTAAGCCCCTCTGCACAGCCTTTGAATTGTAACCACAAGAACCGGGATTGGGGCTGGCCAACACTCTTAAATGGAAAGTAAGTGAAAATATGTTGGAGTTGGCGACCTATTTCATCGTTTTGTTTACATTACAATTAATGATCATTCTCCAAGGGGGCTCTTCATGGTGGTTCAATCTGATCTGGGCCTCTTTTTTTGTCGCTTTATTCCTGGGGCGGGACAAGTTGTATTATCCGCCAGATCATCCCCATGCCAAGCTGCGCAGACAAAATATCCGCCTCTGGCTGGGCCTTTTTATTTTGCTTATTTTTTTCAACCTCTATTTTTCTATCTATGTGGCAACGCAGCACCAGTCAGCTATCACCTCATTCTTTACCGGGCAAGTGTTTAAAGGGGGGAGTGCATGGGAAGAAAAACGTTTGGCCCACATGGCACATATCAACCAAAGTTACGAACACGTGACGTTAAAAGGAACGATCCGTTCGGCTGTTGACATCGATGGTAACAGGGTCCGCTTTGACTTAAGGGTGGAGACGATCAATGGGGCTCCTTTAAGCCAAGCAGAGAAAGTTGCCGTTACCCATTTTGTGCGCACACTTAAGGAAAGGGAAAGATACATAGAGGTGCAGCGCGGAGATGAGTGGGAAGGAGTGGTAGATTTAACCCGGGCTCATCCAGCCAGAAATCCGGGGGCATTTGATTATCGACGTTATTTACAACAACGAGGGATCCATTATACGGCCCATGTCAGAGACTTAGGGAACATCCGCTCCAGGCCGGGGGTGGTGGATCAACTACTCAACAGGGCAGATCAATACCGGTTGAAATGGATTGGGCAAACGGAAGCGTTGTTTGGGGAACAGACAGCATCCATTGTGCAAGCGATGACAGTAGGTTACCGGGACGAATTGGACAGACAGGTGTTAGAGATGTATCAGCAACTGGGGATTGTCCACTTGCTGGCTATTTCAGGGCTGCACGTCGGAATCGTGCTTGGCTGTCTGTATCTTTTGCTTTCCCGGTTGCCGCTTACCCGGGAAACCATTTATCTCATCCTGTTTCTCGTGATTCCTGTTTACATCATGTTAAGCGGGTGGCAGGTGTCCGTTGTCCGGGCAGGCTTAATGGCGATGGCTGTTCTCATTTGTCTCTTTTTCCGGCTGCGGCACCATTCCCTGGTGGGGCTGTATGTGGTCTATATCCTGATCCTCATGGTCAATCCTTACTATTTATATCATGCAGGCTTTCAGCTCTCCTTTGCCACCACCTTTGCCCTCATCACTGTGGTGCCTAAGTTGTACCCGCTCTTGCCCGGCAAGAGTGAACGGTTTAAGCAGGCTGTGGCCGTGGCTGTGGTGGCCCAGGCGGTTTCGCTGCCTGTTGTGATGTATCATTTTTATTCTTTTTCCCCGTTGGCACTGCTTATAAATTTGATTCTGGTCCCCTTATATTCTGTGGTGTATATTCCCGGTGCATTTGGACTCACATTGGTCAGCTTCTTCAGCCTTGATCTTATCCGCTTGCCGGCCTGGGCCTATGAAGAGAGCCTCAATCTTTTGCACCGGGGATTGGAGTGGCTGTATCGTTTACCTTGGGCCACGGTCAATACGGGACAGCCAGGATGGTGGTGGCTTATACTTGCGGTTGTGTTACTCGTCATTTTGGGCCGGTGCGCCGAGTTGAGACAAAAGGGAGCGGTCGGGCTGGTTTTGGCTTGTTTTTCCTGTTTGCTTGTCCTCCAACCGCTGCTTCCCTATTTGGACAGGCAAGGGTATGTGATGGTCTTAGATGTAGGTCAGGGCGACGCGATTGTCATCGAGGCGCCTTATCGCCGCGAAGTTGTGTTGATTGACTTGGGAGGGCAGCTGGCTTTTTATCAAGAAGAATGGCAGCGGCCGTCCCGGACATTTGAAACAGGCCGCGATGTGATTTTACCCTATTTAAGGTACAGGGGAATTAACCAGGTGGATAAAGTTATCGTTTCGCACGGTCATTATGATCACTTTGGCGGCATTCAAGGCTTGTTGGGCCATATCTCCATTGGCATGGTGTTATATCCGCCTGTCATGCCTCAGAGTGATTTTGAACGCCTGTGGTTAACCCGAATCCAAGAAAAGGGTATTCCCCTTTACCATGTTAGCAAACAGGATCACTGGGGAAACAATGAAATTCAATTTCTCGTTTTACATCCCCCCTTGCCTCAAGGGGGACTTGTGAAACAGACGCCCAATCTCCATGACTATAATCTGGTGTTATGGAATAAGATTTATGATACCACTTTCATATGGACAGGAGATGTGGAAGAACCAGGTGAATACCAGATGTTAGATGCTTTTCCTTGGTTGCAAGCGGACGTCTTAAAGGTTGCTCATCACGGCAGCCATACGTCCACCTCGGAGCCCTGGCTGGCGCAGATAAAGCCCCAGGTTAGCGTTGTGTCGGTAGGCGGGAACAACCGCTATGGCCATCCTGATCGTGAAGTGATCCGGCGCCTTGCAGAGAGTGGAGCCCCACTGTTTCGGACTGATCATCACGGAGGAATTTTGATCGTCATCCGCCCTGGGCAGTACAGCGTGGTGCCAACTTTACAAGCAGATAGGGAACAGGTACAATAGGCGCATGGTAAATATTGATAAACCAAGGATGAAAAAACCCTGTTCCTCGCATTGGAACAGGGTCAAGGCAAATAGGGCAGGTCTTGCTGGCAAGCTGTCATTATGTAAGCTGGCTAATAATTTCAAACAGCACAAAGATGGCAAACACAGTCATGAAAAAGCCAAACGAAACAATAAAGCCGACACCGGAGTCAATCAGGTCGTTTCGCTGGTCATGGGGCTGTTCAAACTTGTTGCTGCGAACGGGTTGCTCTTGCTTTTGCTGATCATAATTTACACTCATCCACTTCAACCTCCTGTTTCTATTTTAGTATAAAAGAAATGCGTCCAAAAATCCATGCCTTTGAAAATTATTTTTGACGATCTTGCAACAAAAATGACGTTGTTTTCGTCTAACCCATAAGGGGAGAGGGGGAATAGTGAGTGCCAGACAGCGAACTGGTCAAACGGGCTCAGGAAGGCAATCAGGATGCACTGCTTCAATTGTTGCGCGAAATAGAATCCCCTTTATACCGCACTGCTTATTACATGCTGGGTCATGAACAGGATGCTCTGGATATGACCCAGGAAGCCCTGATCCGTATTTATCAAAATATTCATCAGTTTGACAAGAAAGCCCAGTTCAAGACCTGGGCCCAGCGGATTGTAACCAACTTGTGCATTGACCATTTCCGTCAGAAAAAAAACACTGTCTCCACTGACCAGCATGATCACTTGCTCCATCAGCGGCAATATGATCATGTGGAGCAAACCGTTGAACAATCCATTTTAAAGGATGAAATTCAGCAGGCGATAAGCCAGTTAAGCGAGCAGCAGCGGGCCGTGGTCGTTTTGCGCTATCTGCAAGACTTTTCCTACCAGGAAATCGCTGATGCTCTGGACTTGCCCCTCAACACTGTCAAGTCCCATCTGTTCCGGGTCAGAAAAGAGTTACAGCGTCTTCTCTTCCCCGAAGAAGAGGGGAGACTGAAAGGTGGTGTTAAATCGTGAGCTGTGAGGAAGTCCTCCACCTGATACAGCGCCTT
This DNA window, taken from Caldalkalibacillus thermarum, encodes the following:
- the leuS gene encoding leucine--tRNA ligase → MSKAGSSYPFRDIERKWQTYWEENKTFKATDDPDKEYFYVLDMFPYPSGAGLHVGHVEGYTASDIVARYKRMKGYNVLHPMGWDAFGLPAEQHALETGEHPREITKRNIDNFRRQLKSLGFSYDWDREFSTTDPKYYKWTQWIFLKLYEKGLAYIDEVPVNWCPALGTVLANEEVIDGKSERGGHPVIRKPMKQWMLKITAYADRLLEDLDELDWPESIKEMQRNWIGRSEGANITFRVDGHDESFVVFTTRPDTLFGATYCVLAPEHPLVDKITTPEHREAVKAYQEQAARKNDLERTELQKEKTGVFTGAYAINPVNGAKLPIWIADYVLAHYGTGAIMAVPGHDERDHAFAKKYDLPIVEVVKGAEDIQEAAYTGDGEHINSGFLNGLYNKEAIEAMINWLEEKGIGERKVSYKMRDWLFSRQRYWGEPIPILHLEDGSIKPVPESELPLTLPEVDEIKPSGTGESPLANVEEWVNTVDPETGMKARRETNTMPQWAGSCWYYLRFLDPHNKKELCSKEQQEKWLPVDLYIGGAEHAVLHLLYARFWHKVLYDLGLVTTKEPFKKLVNQGMILGENNEKMSKSKGNVVNPDDVIEEYGADTLRVYEMFMGPLEASKPWSTDGLEGAHRFLNRVWRLVMTEDGTLADNIQDVEGSEAFQRIWHQTIKKVTEDIEGLRFNTAISQLMVFVNEAYKQDVLPKRAIEDFVKLLSPIAPHICEEMWQALGHQETLAYEPWPTYDESLLVEDSVEIVIQIMGKIKARMEVPVDLSKEELELKALEHEKIKDELEGKTIRKVIVVPNKLVNIVAN
- the comER gene encoding late competence protein ComER; this encodes MRVGFIGTGSMGSILIEAFIETKALLPSQIHASNRTFDKVKALAKRYTGLHAYPSNVRVVQRADIIFLCIKPLEFQTVIDQIKDEVHEEHLIVSITSPVEIKDLERKLKAKVAKVIPSITNSAGRGASLIMAGERLTERDKDVLFQLMKSISHPLWLDEKYTRISADIASCGPAFISFLLQRMIDAAVEETGIPRDKAVTLFTQMMIGFGALMAKNKFTLESLQERVCVPGGVTGVGISVLEREVDDMFHKLFKATQLKFNEDVELVQEMFYKTST
- a CDS encoding helix-hairpin-helix domain-containing protein, whose translation is MFNGWTSREKMLLSVTIILLLAVASLLFSRWWDHHAHAPAGSLTFPAAFEQFEQEKVRLQGVSITTDGGTAPEQQAKDKTVVVDIKGAVQVPGVYSLTDQERVIDAIHEAGGLAENASTLLLNLAQPLFDGMVIYVPTEEEVEREELPRISPSGAGLEGNAAAKISINRATKEELQQLPGIGPTRAEAIIRYREENGPFGSVEEIMNVSGIGPKIFENIKEEIEL
- a CDS encoding deoxycytidylate deaminase; protein product: MRKSWDHYFMDMAYMAASRATCPRRHVGAILVKDKKILGTAYNGAPAGVPDCYEAGCMLVETYEEEDGQMVRKERCIRAIHAEQNLLLFTDREDRQGATVYVTDQPCWTCTNMLANSGIAEIVYHRAYAKDQDKVRALLKQKGIVLRHLSNYVPPAGLKREVVE
- a CDS encoding DNA internalization-related competence protein ComEC/Rec2, encoding MELATYFIVLFTLQLMIILQGGSSWWFNLIWASFFVALFLGRDKLYYPPDHPHAKLRRQNIRLWLGLFILLIFFNLYFSIYVATQHQSAITSFFTGQVFKGGSAWEEKRLAHMAHINQSYEHVTLKGTIRSAVDIDGNRVRFDLRVETINGAPLSQAEKVAVTHFVRTLKERERYIEVQRGDEWEGVVDLTRAHPARNPGAFDYRRYLQQRGIHYTAHVRDLGNIRSRPGVVDQLLNRADQYRLKWIGQTEALFGEQTASIVQAMTVGYRDELDRQVLEMYQQLGIVHLLAISGLHVGIVLGCLYLLLSRLPLTRETIYLILFLVIPVYIMLSGWQVSVVRAGLMAMAVLICLFFRLRHHSLVGLYVVYILILMVNPYYLYHAGFQLSFATTFALITVVPKLYPLLPGKSERFKQAVAVAVVAQAVSLPVVMYHFYSFSPLALLINLILVPLYSVVYIPGAFGLTLVSFFSLDLIRLPAWAYEESLNLLHRGLEWLYRLPWATVNTGQPGWWWLILAVVLLVILGRCAELRQKGAVGLVLACFSCLLVLQPLLPYLDRQGYVMVLDVGQGDAIVIEAPYRREVVLIDLGGQLAFYQEEWQRPSRTFETGRDVILPYLRYRGINQVDKVIVSHGHYDHFGGIQGLLGHISIGMVLYPPVMPQSDFERLWLTRIQEKGIPLYHVSKQDHWGNNEIQFLVLHPPLPQGGLVKQTPNLHDYNLVLWNKIYDTTFIWTGDVEEPGEYQMLDAFPWLQADVLKVAHHGSHTSTSEPWLAQIKPQVSVVSVGGNNRYGHPDREVIRRLAESGAPLFRTDHHGGILIVIRPGQYSVVPTLQADREQVQ
- a CDS encoding RNA polymerase sigma factor, which encodes MPDSELVKRAQEGNQDALLQLLREIESPLYRTAYYMLGHEQDALDMTQEALIRIYQNIHQFDKKAQFKTWAQRIVTNLCIDHFRQKKNTVSTDQHDHLLHQRQYDHVEQTVEQSILKDEIQQAISQLSEQQRAVVVLRYLQDFSYQEIADALDLPLNTVKSHLFRVRKELQRLLFPEEEGRLKGGVKS